A single genomic interval of Leptospira semungkisensis harbors:
- the ruvB gene encoding Holliday junction branch migration DNA helicase RuvB, with translation MAGHTLNPEDKFEEDNSLRPSLFSEFVGQKEILSNLSVFVGAAKKRQQALDHVLLSGPPGLGKTTLAGIISQELGARIVVTSAPVLTRGADLAKLLTDLEEGDILFIDEIHSLGRKVEEILYPAMENFMIDLLVGEGITAQTIQIKLKPFTLIGATTRSGLISDPLKSRFGIHFRLEYYDDPEMQQIVLRSSKILGYEIDEDAAFEIGKRSRKTPRIANHLLKRVRDFAEIKGERRIRAHACEEAFSRLGIDELGLDKMDRRILECMIDRYKGGPVGLKPIAAVVGEEERTLEDHYESYMVRVGLINRTSSGRVATEKAYKLMDRIPPALGKHIEEDATPGLF, from the coding sequence TTGGCAGGACATACCCTAAATCCCGAGGACAAATTCGAGGAGGACAACTCTCTTCGTCCTTCTCTGTTCTCGGAGTTTGTGGGACAAAAGGAAATCCTTTCTAATCTTTCCGTATTCGTAGGTGCCGCTAAGAAAAGACAGCAGGCACTGGATCATGTACTTCTCTCCGGACCTCCCGGTCTTGGAAAAACCACATTGGCTGGAATTATTTCCCAAGAATTAGGAGCTCGCATCGTAGTCACTTCTGCACCTGTTCTTACAAGAGGTGCAGATCTCGCTAAATTACTCACAGATTTAGAAGAAGGGGATATACTCTTCATCGACGAGATTCATTCCCTAGGCAGAAAGGTCGAAGAGATCCTTTATCCAGCCATGGAAAATTTCATGATCGATCTTCTCGTGGGAGAAGGGATCACAGCGCAGACGATACAAATCAAACTTAAGCCTTTCACTCTGATCGGAGCGACGACTCGAAGCGGACTCATTTCGGATCCTCTCAAGAGTCGCTTCGGGATCCATTTCAGATTGGAATATTATGACGATCCTGAGATGCAGCAAATTGTTCTTCGTTCTTCTAAAATTTTAGGCTATGAGATCGACGAAGACGCTGCCTTCGAAATAGGAAAAAGATCCCGAAAAACTCCTAGGATCGCGAATCATCTTCTAAAAAGAGTGAGAGACTTTGCGGAGATCAAAGGGGAGAGAAGAATCCGTGCCCATGCATGCGAAGAAGCATTCTCTCGCCTAGGGATAGACGAGCTCGGCTTGGATAAGATGGATCGCAGGATCCTAGAATGCATGATCGACAGATACAAGGGAGGGCCTGTGGGCCTGAAGCCGATCGCTGCTGTGGTGGGGGAAGAGGAGCGTACCTTAGAAGATCATTATGAGTCTTACATGGTAAGAGTTGGCTTGATTAATAGGACCTCCTCCGGTAGAGTTGCCACAGAGAAGGCCTATAAGCTGATGGACAGGATCCCTCCGGCACTCGGCAAACATATAGAAGAAGATGCAACTCCCGGCCTTTTTTAA
- a CDS encoding tetratricopeptide repeat protein encodes MRYFLFICITIISLNLYGQSAPPTSSEQADFEKADMYMRERDFQSALPILLKLAKSREKDDTLQYAVGFAYFQLNDPKNAHIYFEKAIELNPNNARYRDHYGVSLYLSGDFKNAKKQFLKCIELDKTSPNAYPFLGNIYLQEKERTKAIESFDKALEINPDNMMALVNLSNIYFIDRDFKKSEKYLEASYKQDPNNFTLVNMLLENKFQLNKTKEADALKTVLIKLKASSTDERIKSAEYFRFDSFSYKEVNVVAQEAFQKTGDLYYYYIFLVYDKEDKLLKSINLESSAVIRELGMKYILGKDTLENGIRKHYSSRLGFKDLPDYQDLKKIVTKELDGEIEFTASSDKK; translated from the coding sequence ATGCGTTATTTTCTGTTCATTTGCATAACAATTATATCACTAAACTTATACGGGCAATCCGCTCCTCCGACTTCTTCTGAACAAGCAGACTTTGAAAAAGCGGATATGTATATGCGGGAAAGGGATTTTCAATCCGCATTGCCTATCCTTCTCAAATTAGCAAAATCCAGAGAAAAGGACGATACATTGCAATACGCAGTGGGCTTCGCCTATTTTCAGTTAAACGATCCTAAAAACGCTCATATCTATTTTGAAAAAGCGATCGAGTTAAACCCGAATAATGCCAGATACAGAGATCACTATGGAGTGAGCCTGTATTTGTCCGGAGATTTTAAGAATGCTAAGAAGCAATTCTTGAAATGCATAGAGCTGGATAAGACATCTCCGAACGCGTATCCATTTCTCGGAAATATCTACTTGCAAGAGAAAGAGAGAACAAAGGCGATTGAATCATTCGATAAGGCTTTGGAGATCAATCCAGATAATATGATGGCATTGGTCAATCTGTCCAATATCTATTTCATCGATCGAGACTTCAAGAAGTCGGAAAAGTATTTAGAAGCAAGCTACAAACAGGATCCGAATAACTTCACGTTAGTGAACATGCTTCTTGAAAATAAATTCCAACTAAATAAAACCAAGGAAGCAGACGCCTTAAAAACCGTTTTGATCAAACTGAAAGCCTCTAGCACGGACGAAAGAATCAAAAGTGCGGAGTATTTCCGTTTCGATTCTTTTTCTTATAAGGAAGTAAACGTAGTCGCCCAGGAAGCATTTCAAAAAACCGGGGACCTGTATTACTACTATATCTTTCTAGTCTACGACAAGGAAGATAAACTATTAAAGAGTATTAATTTAGAATCTTCTGCAGTGATCCGAGAGCTTGGAATGAAGTATATTCTCGGTAAGGACACTCTCGAAAATGGTATTCGTAAGCATTATAGTTCTCGCTTAGGGTTTAAGGATCTTCCGGATTATCAGGATCTGAAAAAGATCGTGACCAAGGAATTAGACGGAGAGATTGAATTTACCGCGAGTAGCGATAAGAAGTAG
- a CDS encoding S1C family serine protease — protein MKKNDRFKNFLVIGISVMAGVILSPILYCGTGSDSTLFLNAKSDKEPSQAAKAAISIQKAFEEVYENVSPSVVLVATEGTVNVPQFSDPFQEFLYGPQGRVRTQKRKINGLGSGFVLNKEGYILTNDHVVRGFDKFKVLFKNGKEPVSAKLVGTDQTIDVALLKVEGAANLQPIEIGDSSDVKVGDWAIAIGAPFGLEQSMTVGVISKVGRGGIDNSGVHYIQTDASINKGNSGGPLLDINGRVVGINRMILSPSEGSIGLGFAIPINEAKSVVEELKSGGRIKRPRLGVGLDDLTEEIAKELKLPSKDGAFVRQVQNGSAAAEAGIDVEDVILEIDGAKVKSANEVATKIRESKVGQRITVTVFRKGQTLKISVKLAE, from the coding sequence ATGAAAAAAAACGACCGATTCAAAAATTTCCTGGTGATAGGCATATCCGTGATGGCAGGAGTGATCCTTTCTCCCATTTTATACTGCGGAACCGGCAGCGATAGTACGCTGTTCTTAAATGCAAAATCCGACAAAGAACCTAGCCAGGCAGCAAAGGCCGCGATCTCCATTCAAAAAGCCTTTGAAGAAGTATACGAAAATGTTTCTCCTAGTGTAGTGTTAGTCGCTACTGAAGGAACGGTTAACGTGCCTCAGTTCAGTGATCCTTTCCAAGAATTTCTTTATGGACCTCAAGGGAGAGTGAGAACTCAAAAAAGAAAGATCAACGGGCTCGGTTCCGGTTTCGTTCTGAATAAAGAAGGTTATATTCTTACGAACGATCACGTGGTCCGAGGATTCGATAAATTTAAAGTCTTATTCAAAAATGGAAAGGAACCTGTTTCCGCTAAATTAGTGGGAACAGATCAGACCATTGACGTCGCCCTTCTAAAGGTAGAAGGAGCCGCAAATCTGCAGCCCATCGAGATTGGTGATTCTTCCGATGTTAAGGTGGGAGATTGGGCGATCGCTATCGGCGCTCCGTTCGGCTTAGAACAATCCATGACAGTTGGAGTGATCTCTAAAGTGGGACGAGGCGGCATCGATAATTCCGGAGTACATTATATCCAAACGGATGCTTCTATCAATAAAGGAAATTCGGGAGGTCCTCTTCTGGATATCAACGGAAGAGTGGTGGGGATCAACCGTATGATTCTTTCCCCAAGTGAAGGTTCTATCGGTCTAGGCTTTGCCATTCCTATCAACGAAGCAAAATCGGTGGTAGAGGAATTGAAGTCCGGAGGAAGGATCAAGCGACCTAGACTCGGAGTGGGCTTGGACGATCTTACCGAAGAGATCGCAAAAGAATTAAAACTTCCTAGCAAGGACGGAGCATTTGTTCGACAGGTGCAGAATGGATCCGCAGCTGCCGAAGCAGGTATCGACGTCGAAGACGTGATCCTGGAGATAGACGGGGCTAAAGTAAAGAGCGCGAACGAAGTCGCGACCAAGATTAGAGAATCCAAGGTTGGACAAAGGATTACTGTAACTGTTTTCCGAAAAGGCCAGACCCTGAAGATTTCGGTTAAACTCGCGGAATAA
- a CDS encoding energy transducer TonB family protein has protein sequence MQLPAFFKSEIDAPSNLQEDDKRLLFAAFLVFAFCSFLVAHLFTRNILFQILGEDPLVQVKERAEREKIYEVLLEQEFVDKNIKDEYKALSNADSAGSGGLTKEKGFHTSSPFREFIFGNIARNPSKATPQSAQKKTEDEQVYEVAILKQDPVENANPTEQTQEQTAATGRMTKIPSNYRFQEDIRFRWDGSPNTAIPTKKLVGYEYFKRMLRQIEQSFSPPGGGNYGYRDGAGTVIREAIVPGEARVQFLLNDAGQVIDTKLVLSHGQSLVDQSCMDAIRGQNFGRVPEEVKAQGMIYGIRFLFPAIYRR, from the coding sequence ATGCAACTCCCGGCCTTTTTTAAATCCGAAATAGACGCACCAAGCAATTTGCAGGAAGACGATAAGCGTCTTCTATTCGCAGCGTTTTTGGTATTTGCATTTTGTTCCTTTTTGGTCGCTCACTTATTCACAAGAAATATTCTATTCCAAATCCTGGGCGAAGATCCTCTCGTACAGGTAAAAGAAAGGGCCGAAAGAGAAAAGATCTACGAAGTTCTACTCGAACAAGAGTTCGTAGATAAGAATATCAAAGATGAGTACAAGGCTCTATCTAACGCGGACTCCGCAGGCTCAGGAGGGCTTACAAAGGAAAAGGGATTTCATACTTCTTCTCCTTTTCGCGAATTCATTTTCGGGAATATTGCACGAAACCCATCCAAGGCCACTCCTCAATCTGCTCAAAAGAAAACAGAGGATGAGCAAGTATACGAGGTCGCTATCCTAAAACAGGATCCTGTAGAAAATGCGAATCCTACGGAACAAACCCAGGAGCAAACTGCGGCCACAGGAAGAATGACCAAGATTCCTTCCAACTATCGTTTCCAAGAGGACATTCGTTTTCGTTGGGACGGAAGTCCGAATACCGCAATTCCCACCAAGAAGTTAGTAGGTTACGAATACTTCAAAAGAATGCTCCGACAGATTGAGCAGAGTTTCTCTCCTCCCGGCGGAGGAAATTACGGCTATCGTGATGGAGCCGGAACAGTGATCCGAGAAGCGATCGTTCCTGGAGAAGCCAGAGTGCAATTTTTGTTAAACGACGCGGGCCAGGTCATAGATACTAAATTAGTTTTATCTCATGGACAATCATTAGTAGATCAATCCTGTATGGACGCGATCCGAGGACAGAATTTCGGACGTGTCCCGGAAGAAGTGAAAGCGCAGGGAATGATTTACGGGATCCGTTTTCTCTTCCCTGCTATTTATAGAAGGTAG